TGGAAACGATTTCACAGGAAGCGACGGCCCTGGATCCGGGCCTGGAAAATCATACGGTGACCCTGGCCAACGGCGAAGTTTTGAAATCCCATGCCGTCATCCTGGCCACCGGCGGCAGCCCACGCAAGCTCGATGTTCCCGGCGAACGGGAATTTTACGGCAAGGGGGTCTCCTACTGCGCCACCTGTGACGGTTTCTTTTTTCGGGGAAAAACCGTCGTGGTGGTTGGCGGTGGAGACAGCGCCGCCGAGGAGGCCCTTTACCTGGCCAAGCTCTGCAAAAAAGTATATATCGCCCACCGCCGCGATGAACTGCGGGCCAGCAAGATTCTCCAGCAGCGGATTTTCGACGACTGCAATATCGAGATGCTGTGGAACACCGTACTGACGGACATCAAGGCCGGCCCCGATGGTGTGGAAGCGGTCGGCCTCCAGGACACGGTAACCAAAGAGACCCGGGGCTTGAATGTGGACGGGGTGTTCATTTTCATCGGCTTCAACCCCAACAATGAACTGGTGCCCGCCGGGACCCGCATGAATGCCGACGGCCTGGTGATCACCGACGAGAAATGCGAAACCAAATCACCGGGGATTTACGTCATCGGAGATTTGCGCGAGAAGTTTGCCCGGCAGATCGTCCTTTCCGCCGCAGACGGATGTACTGCGGCCCTGGCTGCCGCCCATTTTGTCGAAGCCAAAAAATCGGTGAGGCCCGACACCTGCGAGCTGCCCGCGGATCTGGATCAATGATCGCATGCCGTGCAAAAACCCGCGTCTTGTTCGCCTCGATTTGCACGGCACTTTTTCTTTTTACGGCCTCCGATGAAGGATGTGCCTTCGACGATCCATCCGACCGGGGATTGATCCGGGAAATTCGCTGCGGTGTCGCGGCCCACGATGTCGACGGGCTGTGGAGCGGCTCTTCCAAGGAGAAAGGGCCGGACATTCACGCAGAGGCGATTTTCAACCGCCCCTTGTTCCGGCTGTTTGCCGCCACCGCGTACCCCGATGTGGGGGCCGACGTGAACACCCGCGGAAATACCAGCAAGATCTTCGGCGGTCTGCTGCTTCAGTGGGAGCCATCGGGGCCCTTTTTCTTTTCAACAGGCGCGGGGCTGGCGCTGCATGATGGCAAACGGGATACGGCCGACACGGACCGCAAATCCCTGGGATCGCGGGTGCTGTTCAGGATTCCAGTGGAAATCGGGTATGCAATCACCGAACATCACCGGGTCACGATTCTGTTCGATCATGTCTCCAACGCCTACCTGGCGAGTCCCAACGAGGGCATGGATACCCTGGGAATCGTTTATGGATACCGGTTTTGATTGGAAAAAGGCGGGTTTGACCGTGGATTTGGTGAAGGGTGAACGGGCCCATGTTTGAAGTCTTCAGAGAGTGGAAAGAACGGCATTTTTCCGATCCCCAGCGGGTGATTCTGGGATTCATGCTGCTGCTGGGCGCCGGGTTGATCTATTTTCTGGGCAACCTGCTGGCCCCGGTGATGATCAGCATCATTATCGCCTATCTGCTCGACGGCCTTGTCATCCTGTTGAAGCGTTTCCGCCTGCCTCGCATCGCTGCGGTCTCCATCGTTTTTGCCGTTTTCATGATCGGCATGCTGGTCATGATTTTGTGGCTTCTGCCCCTTACCGTCAAACAGATCGGCCAGCTGGTTCAGCAATTGCCCGGGATGCTGGCCAAGGTTCAAACCCGATTGAGCGAACTGCCCACCCGCTACCCGGAGCTGATCTCCGAGAGCCAGGTCCGGCAAATCATCGACTACCTGAACACCAGCCTGACCGTAATGGGCCGGAAGGCGCTGACCCTGTCTCTGGCTTCGGTGGTGGGCCTGATGCATCTGGTAGTCTACCTGGTGCTGGTTCCCTTCATGGTTTTCTTTCTGCTCAAGGATAAGGATATTATCCTGAATTGGGCCCGGCGTTTTCTTCCCGACAACATGGATCTGACCGAGTCCGTCTGGCAGGAGGCCAACGTTCAGGTCACCAATTACATTCGCGGCAAGGGCTGGGAGCTGTTGATCATCTGGGGCATCAGCTATGCGGCCTTCAAGGCGCTGGGGCTCCAGTTTGCCCTTTTGATCTCGCTGTTTACGGGCCTGTCGGTGATTATCCCCTATATCGGCGTCACGGTCATGGGTTTCGTTATGGCTCTGGTCGCCTTTATCCAGTGGGGCTGGAGCCACGAGTTCGCATCCGCCATGGTGGCGTATCTGGTGATCCAGATTTTCGACGGCAACCTGCTGGCCCCCTTGCTGCTATCCGGCGTGGTCAATCTCCACCCGGTGGCCATTGTCGTGGCGATACTCCTGTTCGGCGGGCTCTGGGGATTGTGGGGACTCTTTTTCGCAATTCCCCTGGCCACGTTGGCCAATGCCGTCATCAAGGCCTGGTTCGTCAAACTGGAACAAAAAGCGGACACACCTGTGGGGACCGACCCAAGCTAATTTCGCCGCTTCGTGCACCGGTTCGTTAATACAGTAACACCCCTGATCCTTTCCGAAGCGTTTTTTCTTAAAAATAGCTGTTGCCTTCAAACCGGGTTGATATAGAATAAAAGGGAATTTCATCCCAACCATCCGGAGCCCTGTTCATTCGACGGTACCGGTACACAAGGGTGCAGGGAGGTGCGTTATGCAGGAAACCGATTTTTTAAAAGGCAACCAGCGGGTTCTGAAGGACATCCGGAAATTCGAAATTTTCGAACCATTTCAAGAAGATGAGCTTCAGCACTTGATGTCGATGAGCAAAATCAGGAAGTATAATGCGGGGGAAAAGATTTTTGAGCAGGGTAGCTCGGATACCTGGCTTTACTTTCTGGTCTACGGCAAAATAAGACTGATGAAAGACGAAAAGCCCGTGGCAATGCTCCAGCGCCGGGGTGATATCTTCGGAGAAATGGGCGCCCTCGAATGCGCCCCCCGCAGTGCCGCGGCTGTGGCCGTGGGTGAGACCGTTTGCCTGGCAACGGATATTTACTACATCGAACAGCTGACCGGCACCGACAAACTGGCCTTTGGCTATGTCATTTTTCGGGTATTTGCCAGCGTGCTGGCCGATCGCCTCCGGGCAACCACCGAGCAGTTGATGGAAATTAAAGGCAGAAGCATTAAAATCTGGTAGTGCACCCCAGAAAAGGTTCTTTATCAACACGCGGGACTGGACAGCCATTCCCGCGTGTTGCTTCCTATCCCAACCCCTTGCCCATCCACAGGCAGTCGATGGCATCCAGCGCCATGTGAATCACCAGCCCCAGCCCCACCATGCGCGTTTTCGAAAACAGGCAAAGAAGCAGATAACCCGCAACCGCTGGCCAGATGTGCAGGGGATGAAAGCCGATACTGCAGCGGCAAGGATCGTATACCGGAACGGCCAACAGATGATCAAGATCAACGATCATGGTCGCCACCATGATCAGCCAGGCCCGCTTCCATCGGTCGGCAAATCCAAACCGGGCCACCACCCCGGGCACCATGAAATGCAGGGCCAAGTGAATCCAAGAACGCAACATATGGCTGAAATTACAATTTAATCAATTCATAGGACCGGCTGCCCAGTCCCAATTTCTGGGCGTATTCAAGCTGGATTTCCCAGTCCACTTTGGGATAGATGCCCTT
This window of the uncultured Desulfosarcina sp. genome carries:
- the trxB gene encoding thioredoxin-disulfide reductase, with amino-acid sequence MAKHDFYDLAIIGGGPGGLSAAIYAMRAALKTVLVEKGVPGGQVTMSDEVENYPGFIHISGAELSMKFSQHAESYDLETISQEATALDPGLENHTVTLANGEVLKSHAVILATGGSPRKLDVPGEREFYGKGVSYCATCDGFFFRGKTVVVVGGGDSAAEEALYLAKLCKKVYIAHRRDELRASKILQQRIFDDCNIEMLWNTVLTDIKAGPDGVEAVGLQDTVTKETRGLNVDGVFIFIGFNPNNELVPAGTRMNADGLVITDEKCETKSPGIYVIGDLREKFARQIVLSAADGCTAALAAAHFVEAKKSVRPDTCELPADLDQ
- a CDS encoding acyloxyacyl hydrolase gives rise to the protein MIACRAKTRVLFASICTALFLFTASDEGCAFDDPSDRGLIREIRCGVAAHDVDGLWSGSSKEKGPDIHAEAIFNRPLFRLFAATAYPDVGADVNTRGNTSKIFGGLLLQWEPSGPFFFSTGAGLALHDGKRDTADTDRKSLGSRVLFRIPVEIGYAITEHHRVTILFDHVSNAYLASPNEGMDTLGIVYGYRF
- a CDS encoding AI-2E family transporter — its product is MFEVFREWKERHFSDPQRVILGFMLLLGAGLIYFLGNLLAPVMISIIIAYLLDGLVILLKRFRLPRIAAVSIVFAVFMIGMLVMILWLLPLTVKQIGQLVQQLPGMLAKVQTRLSELPTRYPELISESQVRQIIDYLNTSLTVMGRKALTLSLASVVGLMHLVVYLVLVPFMVFFLLKDKDIILNWARRFLPDNMDLTESVWQEANVQVTNYIRGKGWELLIIWGISYAAFKALGLQFALLISLFTGLSVIIPYIGVTVMGFVMALVAFIQWGWSHEFASAMVAYLVIQIFDGNLLAPLLLSGVVNLHPVAIVVAILLFGGLWGLWGLFFAIPLATLANAVIKAWFVKLEQKADTPVGTDPS
- a CDS encoding cyclic nucleotide-binding domain-containing protein; this encodes MQETDFLKGNQRVLKDIRKFEIFEPFQEDELQHLMSMSKIRKYNAGEKIFEQGSSDTWLYFLVYGKIRLMKDEKPVAMLQRRGDIFGEMGALECAPRSAAAVAVGETVCLATDIYYIEQLTGTDKLAFGYVIFRVFASVLADRLRATTEQLMEIKGRSIKIW
- a CDS encoding DUF6122 family protein; protein product: MLRSWIHLALHFMVPGVVARFGFADRWKRAWLIMVATMIVDLDHLLAVPVYDPCRCSIGFHPLHIWPAVAGYLLLCLFSKTRMVGLGLVIHMALDAIDCLWMGKGLG